A region from the Colwellia sp. PAMC 21821 genome encodes:
- a CDS encoding DJ-1/PfpI family protein, with translation MKMQNGKLFSTGNHPVETLVPMLHLKEAGYEFDISTPNGKPAVIEMWAFPRQDVHVKAIYTEYKDRFEKPMSLNELVVDGLNIEDYAAVFIPGGHGAMLGLPEDDVVGSVLNWAHDNGVFTISICHGPAAFLSTLINGNDFLYQGYKMAVFPDSVDAQSPFIGYLPGKMPWGLSEKLKELGVNLANSKADNTVCRDRLLITGASPLAADALGKLASETLASVRT, from the coding sequence ATGAAAATGCAAAATGGGAAGTTGTTCTCTACTGGCAACCACCCAGTAGAAACCTTAGTCCCAATGTTACACCTCAAAGAGGCGGGCTATGAGTTTGATATTTCGACACCTAATGGAAAGCCTGCTGTAATAGAAATGTGGGCGTTCCCTAGACAAGACGTGCACGTTAAAGCTATTTATACGGAATATAAAGACCGTTTTGAAAAGCCGATGAGTCTGAATGAATTGGTAGTAGACGGATTGAATATTGAAGACTATGCGGCGGTGTTTATTCCCGGTGGTCATGGAGCAATGCTCGGACTTCCCGAAGATGATGTCGTAGGCTCAGTCTTGAATTGGGCACATGACAATGGAGTATTTACTATTTCAATTTGTCATGGTCCAGCTGCATTTTTATCTACGCTTATCAACGGCAATGACTTCTTATATCAGGGGTATAAAATGGCAGTATTTCCTGATTCTGTCGACGCACAATCTCCATTTATTGGCTATCTTCCAGGTAAAATGCCTTGGGGTCTAAGTGAAAAGCTGAAAGAGCTAGGGGTGAACTTAGCGAATAGTAAGGCTGACAATACAGTGTGTCGAGACCGCTTGCTAATTACAGGAGCAAGCCCATTAGCCGCTGATGCACTTGGGAAATTGG
- a CDS encoding integron integrase, whose protein sequence is MKTKSPFLNGIVDYMLTRQYSLRTVETYLTWIKSFINFHDKRHPASMGDNEVEMYLEHLALNANVSPRTQATALNSLAFMYKHIIKNELSLNLDFARSKRQPKLPVVMTKEEVSMLLGKLGKRYYLIAGLMYGSGLRVMEAVQLRVQDIDFDYKCIRVWNGKGKKHRVVTLAPELIPMIRNQIIQVNEYLQLDSNNKQYSGVWMPNALEKKYPTANKTLAWQYLFPSYKLSADPETGEIRRHHFHHTGIRKAVKMAVKDANLKKLITPHTLRHSFATHLLQSGADIRTVQAQLGHSDIRTTQIYTHVLQQGANGVTSPLSNLL, encoded by the coding sequence ATGAAAACAAAATCACCTTTTTTAAATGGCATTGTTGACTACATGCTAACAAGGCAATACTCACTGAGAACTGTCGAGACTTATTTAACTTGGATAAAGTCTTTTATTAATTTTCATGATAAACGCCATCCTGCTTCTATGGGAGACAACGAAGTCGAAATGTACCTTGAGCACTTGGCGCTTAATGCTAACGTATCACCTAGGACTCAAGCCACAGCATTAAACTCCTTGGCTTTTATGTATAAACATATAATTAAAAATGAGCTGTCATTAAATTTAGATTTTGCACGCTCAAAGAGGCAACCTAAATTACCTGTTGTTATGACGAAAGAAGAAGTTTCAATGTTATTGGGAAAGCTTGGAAAGCGTTACTATTTAATTGCTGGCTTAATGTATGGGAGTGGCTTACGTGTTATGGAAGCGGTTCAATTACGTGTTCAAGATATAGATTTTGATTATAAATGTATTAGGGTCTGGAATGGTAAAGGTAAAAAACATCGAGTAGTCACTTTGGCTCCTGAGTTAATACCTATGATTAGAAATCAAATTATCCAAGTAAATGAATATTTACAGTTAGATAGTAATAATAAGCAATATTCAGGGGTGTGGATGCCAAATGCTTTAGAGAAAAAATATCCAACTGCAAATAAGACACTGGCTTGGCAGTATTTATTCCCGTCATACAAATTGAGTGCCGACCCCGAAACAGGTGAAATAAGGCGTCACCACTTTCACCATACGGGCATTAGAAAAGCAGTGAAAATGGCAGTTAAAGACGCTAACTTAAAAAAACTAATTACACCGCATACATTACGTCATTCTTTTGCTACACATTTATTACAAAGCGGGGCTGACATAAGAACGGTTCAAGCTCAATTGGGTCATTCAGATATTAGAACTACTCAAATATATACTCATGTATTACAACAAGGTGCAAACGGGGTTACTAGCCCTTTAAGTAATTTGTTGTGA
- a CDS encoding CPBP family intramembrane glutamic endopeptidase: protein MVNFKVFELKKLLFFSVLTLFSTKLITTLYIFIHNSMVTKQWSYSLVFRNQNIDKTIDNLLSPLVFSPIFETIGFCVIISYLCKKIKITGLYFVLISAALFGSYHLIQVGSGWYRFTFTFFAGVVFAYCYYKQEKKHGINIAFIFTTLVHSLSNALNAFI from the coding sequence ATGGTTAACTTTAAAGTTTTTGAATTAAAAAAATTATTATTTTTTTCTGTGTTAACACTTTTTTCCACTAAATTAATCACAACCCTTTATATATTTATCCATAATTCGATGGTGACGAAACAATGGTCATATTCCCTAGTCTTTAGAAATCAAAATATTGATAAAACGATAGATAATTTATTATCTCCATTGGTTTTTTCGCCAATTTTTGAGACTATTGGTTTTTGTGTCATCATTAGTTATTTGTGTAAAAAAATTAAAATTACCGGGCTTTATTTCGTTTTAATAAGTGCTGCTTTATTTGGTTCATATCATTTAATTCAAGTTGGAAGTGGTTGGTATCGTTTCACATTCACATTTTTTGCAGGTGTTGTTTTCGCGTACTGTTATTATAAACAAGAAAAAAAACACGGTATAAATATCGCATTTATATTCACAACTCTTGTTCATTCATTAAGTAATGCTTTAAATGCATTTATATAA
- a CDS encoding replication endonuclease — protein sequence MKTLSTFTQNESVNEINSVNGKKSIIEQSQNSVNENIPFVSDLTNCVNDIAKSVNVNETPRAKKLIKTSTAILNTQMLVDEFDTEDRLDKKFITKQLQHIPYSIRIVAKNTYNRFFKLDSNGKFQANSYLRTLAEFAKNLAIDVTWSESQIELIAKSRADMCHSYAANLAHQGEMDDDVLSALESVLLQNNISPRKGKYVLGDISRYCSDKWWHKKLTRLQNIELETLSQYVRIVSKQSQIYLSDANFQRGRERKRRNQIFLDSLEAVNEKGECVDLKVLADTNTSNPVNRRNELMTRLHGCEVYGDKHNYVADFLTVTCPSRMHSVHNNGKPNDKYDETTPKQANQYLGGQWAKTRAHLARLNVDYFGFRVAEPHHDGTPHWHILVFVKPKDRHALRETMSYYALEVDGDEKGASKYRFKIDPINKAKGSAVGYIAKYISKNIDGYGLEKDEYGKASNESALRVCEWSSLWGIRQFQQFGGPPVTLWREARRLALTEEVNITPVWMAADKGDWCEFIEALGGVNVARKDLPVSLVKEFIETEGEYWEPIGYVVVGLSCGGEIYSSREHTWTKRRKENVCSLELGENEV from the coding sequence ATGAAAACCTTATCTACTTTTACCCAAAATGAATCCGTTAACGAAATTAATTCCGTTAACGGAAAAAAAAGCATTATTGAACAATCACAAAATTCCGTTAACGAAAATATCCCGTTTGTTTCTGACTTAACGAATTGCGTTAACGACATAGCGAAATCCGTTAATGTTAACGAAACACCTCGCGCTAAAAAGCTCATTAAAACGAGCACCGCCATTTTAAATACCCAAATGTTGGTTGATGAGTTCGATACAGAAGATAGGCTTGATAAAAAATTCATAACGAAACAACTACAACATATTCCGTATTCGATTCGCATAGTGGCGAAAAATACCTACAACCGATTTTTTAAACTCGATAGCAATGGAAAGTTTCAAGCAAACAGTTATTTAAGAACGTTAGCGGAATTCGCTAAAAATTTGGCTATTGATGTTACTTGGTCTGAATCTCAAATTGAGCTAATAGCGAAATCAAGAGCTGATATGTGCCATTCATATGCCGCGAATTTAGCGCATCAGGGCGAAATGGACGATGACGTTTTAAGTGCATTAGAAAGTGTTTTACTGCAAAACAACATTTCGCCCCGAAAAGGTAAGTACGTATTAGGCGATATATCTCGTTATTGCTCTGATAAGTGGTGGCATAAAAAACTCACAAGATTGCAGAATATAGAGCTAGAAACTTTATCTCAATATGTTCGGATTGTTTCAAAGCAAAGCCAAATCTACCTATCAGATGCAAACTTTCAAAGAGGCCGAGAAAGAAAACGCCGTAACCAAATCTTTTTGGATTCATTAGAAGCCGTAAATGAAAAGGGTGAATGTGTTGACCTTAAAGTATTAGCGGATACCAATACATCAAACCCCGTTAATAGAAGAAACGAGTTGATGACCCGGTTACATGGCTGTGAAGTTTATGGTGATAAACATAATTACGTTGCCGACTTTCTCACCGTTACTTGTCCTTCTAGAATGCACTCAGTACATAACAACGGAAAACCTAACGATAAGTATGACGAGACAACACCAAAGCAAGCCAACCAGTATTTAGGTGGTCAGTGGGCTAAAACTCGCGCGCACCTTGCGAGATTAAATGTAGATTACTTTGGTTTTCGTGTGGCTGAGCCACATCATGACGGTACGCCGCATTGGCATATTTTAGTTTTTGTTAAGCCTAAAGATAGGCATGCGTTAAGAGAAACAATGTCTTACTACGCGTTAGAAGTTGATGGTGACGAAAAAGGCGCTTCAAAATATCGCTTTAAAATCGATCCGATTAATAAAGCTAAAGGCTCAGCCGTTGGTTATATCGCTAAATACATCTCTAAAAACATAGACGGTTATGGGTTAGAAAAAGATGAATATGGCAAAGCATCTAATGAGTCAGCGTTACGTGTTTGTGAATGGTCAAGCTTGTGGGGTATTCGCCAGTTTCAACAGTTTGGTGGTCCACCTGTCACTTTATGGCGTGAGGCAAGACGTTTAGCACTAACAGAAGAAGTTAATATCACACCTGTTTGGATGGCTGCGGATAAAGGCGATTGGTGCGAGTTTATTGAAGCCCTTGGCGGCGTGAATGTTGCGCGTAAAGATTTACCTGTGTCATTAGTTAAAGAGTTTATTGAAACCGAAGGTGAGTATTGGGAGCCAATTGGCTATGTGGTCGTAGGGCTTAGTTGTGGTGGTGAAATATACTCGAGTCGAGAGCATACATGGACTAAACGAAGAAAAGAAAATGTCTGCTCTTTGGAATTAGGCGAAAACGAAGTTTGA
- a CDS encoding helix-turn-helix domain-containing protein, protein MRIKLLTTKETAEILSVSEAFLERDRWAGARIPFIKVGSRAIRYRLQDIEKYLEDNLCYSTSAY, encoded by the coding sequence ATGAGAATCAAACTTTTAACCACCAAAGAAACCGCAGAAATTTTAAGTGTTAGCGAAGCTTTTCTTGAGCGTGACCGATGGGCGGGCGCAAGAATTCCATTCATCAAGGTAGGCTCGCGAGCTATTCGTTATCGCCTACAAGATATCGAAAAATACTTAGAAGATAATTTGTGTTACTCAACTAGCGCTTATTAA
- a CDS encoding integrase family protein encodes MSTCKITKSFVDKLTLPEKGQVFYRDSELKGFAVRVTTGGSKAFILEKRINRKLKRITLGRYPEITVEMARKEALKYLGEIATGIDPIAKRQQAQAEQTTLWQVWQDYRRVKSYLKDKTYVQYEMYLNGELKDWKNKRLVDITKDMVSVRHGKLLKSHSPSYANTAMRILSAIYKFAKEHYEDNNGLSLFPHNPVERLGQMKAWAKEPRRQNIIKPTQLIPWYKALQEMKFNAEAESHHVGSDYILFLLLTGLRKNEGATLTWDNVDLDEGTIHIPDTKNKEPLTLPLSDVLIAILNYRQRFKINNYVFSSRKSQYFAYPEKALKYLCEKSGVKFTFHDLRRTFITVAESLDISSYAIKRLVNHKSGNDVTEGYIIANHDRLRAPMQRITDFFKEHCHIEVEDINANSDK; translated from the coding sequence ATGTCTACATGCAAAATAACCAAGTCTTTTGTAGACAAACTTACTCTTCCTGAAAAAGGGCAAGTTTTCTACCGAGATTCTGAATTAAAAGGCTTTGCCGTTCGTGTGACCACGGGCGGTAGTAAAGCGTTTATTCTAGAAAAACGTATCAACCGTAAATTAAAGCGAATAACACTTGGTCGCTATCCTGAAATAACGGTTGAAATGGCGCGTAAAGAGGCACTTAAGTATTTAGGTGAAATTGCTACGGGCATAGATCCCATTGCCAAAAGACAGCAAGCACAAGCTGAGCAAACAACCCTATGGCAAGTATGGCAAGATTATCGTCGTGTTAAGTCTTACTTAAAAGATAAAACCTACGTTCAATATGAAATGTATTTGAACGGTGAGTTAAAGGATTGGAAGAATAAGCGCCTCGTTGATATTACAAAAGACATGGTATCGGTACGTCATGGCAAACTATTAAAAAGCCATAGTCCTTCCTACGCCAATACGGCTATGCGCATTTTAAGTGCCATATACAAGTTTGCTAAAGAACATTACGAAGACAATAACGGGTTAAGTTTATTTCCTCACAATCCTGTTGAGCGACTCGGACAAATGAAAGCATGGGCTAAAGAGCCTAGACGCCAAAACATCATTAAACCAACGCAATTAATACCTTGGTACAAAGCACTTCAAGAAATGAAATTTAATGCAGAGGCAGAATCACACCACGTAGGTTCGGATTACATCTTATTTTTATTACTAACTGGTTTGCGAAAAAATGAAGGGGCAACGCTTACATGGGATAACGTTGATTTGGATGAAGGGACTATCCATATTCCTGATACCAAAAACAAAGAGCCGTTAACATTGCCATTATCTGATGTACTGATTGCCATACTAAATTATCGACAACGTTTTAAAATCAATAACTATGTGTTTTCTTCACGAAAGTCACAGTATTTTGCTTATCCAGAAAAAGCCTTAAAGTACCTATGTGAAAAGTCAGGTGTCAAATTTACCTTTCATGATTTAAGGAGGACGTTTATCACGGTCGCTGAATCGTTAGATATATCATCCTATGCCATCAAACGACTCGTTAATCATAAAAGTGGTAATGATGTTACTGAAGGTTATATTATTGCAAACCACGACCGCTTACGAGCGCCTATGCAACGAATAACAGACTTTTTTAAAGAACATTGTCACATCGAGGTGGAAGATATTAATGCAAATTCAGATAAATGA
- a CDS encoding integron integrase — MKSEFLSHIKETMWSRRYAKRTIESYLYWIKAYIIFIGKIHPKDCHDKEVERFLSYLSNSLNLAPKSQALALNSVNYLYKHILSKPLSLDLRFNKSRVSPKLPTVLTTQEVKALLSVINTNHLLLCQLMYGSGLRLMEAVRLRVQDINFDYHCIEVWNGKGGKHRTVTLATELVTSLKAQISLVKSYYVLDIKNTDYSGVYLPFALARKYPSAATTLNWHYLFPSNRLSLDPEVNKLRRHHINETVIQKAVKTASRKSNITKNVTCHTLRHPFATHLLQRGADIRTVQEQLGHSDIRTTQIYTHVIERGANGVTSPLSDLT, encoded by the coding sequence ATGAAATCTGAATTTCTCTCGCATATTAAAGAAACAATGTGGTCTAGACGTTACGCTAAACGTACTATTGAGTCCTATTTATACTGGATTAAAGCTTACATCATTTTCATAGGAAAAATTCACCCTAAAGACTGTCACGATAAGGAGGTTGAACGATTTCTCAGCTATCTTTCGAATAGTTTAAATCTTGCGCCGAAATCACAGGCCTTGGCATTAAATTCGGTTAACTACTTATATAAGCATATTTTATCTAAACCTCTTAGCCTTGATCTTCGCTTTAACAAGTCTAGAGTAAGCCCTAAGTTGCCGACGGTTTTGACCACGCAAGAAGTTAAAGCATTGTTGTCGGTTATAAATACGAACCATCTTTTACTTTGTCAATTGATGTATGGCAGTGGCTTGAGATTAATGGAGGCTGTGCGCTTAAGAGTACAAGATATAAATTTTGACTATCATTGTATCGAAGTATGGAATGGCAAAGGCGGTAAACATCGAACAGTTACCCTAGCGACTGAACTAGTAACGTCACTTAAAGCGCAAATATCGCTGGTAAAGTCTTACTACGTATTAGATATTAAAAATACTGACTACTCAGGTGTATACTTACCGTTCGCTTTAGCGCGCAAGTATCCCAGTGCGGCCACAACGCTTAATTGGCATTATTTATTTCCATCAAATCGATTATCTTTAGACCCTGAAGTAAATAAATTAAGGCGTCACCATATAAATGAAACCGTGATTCAAAAGGCGGTGAAAACCGCGTCGAGAAAGTCAAATATAACTAAAAACGTCACTTGTCATACTTTGCGTCACCCTTTCGCTACACATTTATTGCAACGAGGTGCTGATATTCGGACAGTACAAGAGCAATTAGGTCATAGCGATATTAGAACAACACAAATATATACTCATGTTATAGAGCGCGGTGCAAACGGTGTTACCAGTCCATTGTCAGACTTAACTTAA
- a CDS encoding IS630 family transposase (programmed frameshift), giving the protein MRFLAVSYFLDGLSRTDISTTLKVARSSVNRWVTAYFSKGLSGLDSVSPKGRPSMLSPKQLSQLAQYVENQSCSAEGGRLMGQDFCTFIKKEFDIDYHRDHVYKILKKLGYSWITSRSKHPKQSQSVQDVFKKFQMETILNIPFNISLDKVDVWFQDEARFGQQNTTTRLWAKTGSRPRAVRQQQFEYAYMFGAVCPSTGATEALISPVMNKDVMKKHLEQISQATPEGRYAVVVMDGAGWHTEDTFEDLKNLTMIKLPPYSPELNPIEQVWQWLRQNCLANRCFNGYENIVDECSNAWNIFRSDIKRVMSLCNRDWINLI; this is encoded by the exons ATGCGTTTTCTTGCTGTCTCATATTTTTTAGATGGTCTGAGCAGAACCGATATATCAACGACATTAAAAGTCGCTCGTTCAAGTGTTAATCGTTGGGTCACTGCATATTTTTCAAAAGGCTTGTCGGGCCTTGATAGTGTTAGCCCGAAAGGAAGACCGTCCATGCTTTCTCCAAAGCAACTCAGCCAACTTGCTCAATACGTTGAAAATCAGAGTTGCTCAGCGGAGGGAGGTCGACTTATGGGGCAAGACTTTTGTACCTTTATCAAAAAAGAATTCGACATAGATTATCATCGAGATCATGTATATAAAATACTGAAGAAACTAGGATACTCCTGGATAACAAGCCGATCCAAGCATCCTAAGCAATCACAAAGCGTCCAGGACGTTTTTAAAAAG TTCCAGATGGAAACGATCCTTAACATCCCCTTTAATATTAGCTTAGATAAAGTTGATGTTTGGTTTCAAGATGAAGCACGATTCGGCCAGCAAAATACAACAACAAGGTTATGGGCGAAAACGGGTAGTAGACCGAGAGCAGTAAGACAACAACAGTTCGAATATGCATACATGTTCGGGGCTGTTTGTCCTTCGACAGGCGCTACAGAGGCATTGATCTCACCTGTAATGAATAAAGACGTTATGAAAAAGCATTTAGAACAAATATCACAGGCGACACCCGAAGGTAGATATGCTGTTGTAGTAATGGATGGAGCTGGGTGGCATACGGAAGACACATTTGAAGATTTAAAAAATCTAACCATGATCAAGTTACCCCCTTATTCCCCAGAGTTAAACCCAATTGAGCAAGTGTGGCAATGGCTAAGACAAAACTGCTTGGCCAATAGATGTTTTAATGGCTATGAAAATATAGTTGATGAATGCAGCAATGCTTGGAATATCTTCAGAAGTGACATAAAAAGAGTAATGTCGTTATGCAATCGTGACTGGATTAATCTGATTTAA
- a CDS encoding TIGR03503 family protein, which yields MVEIDRVEIDRVEIGRAAINRININTAEISKPKAKQFISSFYCPKMLFKNLIPSALITLMFSLSAHAQQMPAEIEYYADDNVTNQIPYFDNRFRIDEQLDEVTLLFYHRSGAQPIILVRPDGSKLNIKNYPEDKVQWFDDSTFDMVKIKSPMIGPWQVIGEVQPSSKIMVVSEIRLEVTPLPEIILQGETLKMSGRLFNGEMAIDNPSFKNVLALDVDFFSTNNSAYDNFGAEPVKLASFRDDGRDLDEHANDSLFTGEFELDFAPGEWEPIYIVRMPMATRELRQKPIVVQKTPISISVVTTQDENGAHIVTFTIDKSFVDADSILIQGKVTFPDRQVEPFTVIQEQGLKRTYKIAFTEPGVHRIKTSVFGDTINGREFRAILPEFTFNVERSEGSGIASLNDDNNNLTAEQKKAQAIAKAAKEAEKLAQALAKSKAAQEAKIAAKQQETLWYIVGGNTLVIIIAALMFIFIRRKKQK from the coding sequence ATGGTTGAAATAGACAGGGTTGAAATAGATAGGGTTGAAATAGGCAGGGCTGCAATAAATAGAATTAATATAAATACGGCTGAAATAAGTAAACCCAAAGCAAAGCAGTTTATAAGCAGTTTTTATTGCCCTAAAATGCTATTTAAAAACCTTATCCCTAGCGCATTAATCACCTTAATGTTTAGCCTAAGCGCCCATGCGCAGCAAATGCCAGCTGAAATTGAATATTACGCTGACGACAATGTTACCAACCAAATCCCTTATTTTGACAATCGCTTTCGTATTGACGAGCAACTCGATGAAGTAACTTTATTATTTTACCATCGCAGTGGCGCTCAACCCATTATTCTGGTGAGGCCTGATGGGTCTAAATTAAATATTAAGAATTATCCTGAAGATAAAGTGCAATGGTTTGATGACAGTACGTTTGATATGGTGAAAATTAAATCACCCATGATTGGTCCGTGGCAAGTCATTGGTGAGGTGCAACCTAGCAGTAAAATTATGGTGGTATCTGAAATAAGGCTTGAAGTAACTCCGTTACCTGAAATTATTTTACAAGGTGAAACATTGAAAATGTCGGGGCGTTTATTCAATGGGGAAATGGCCATTGACAATCCCTCATTCAAAAACGTTTTAGCACTCGATGTTGATTTTTTTAGTACCAATAACTCTGCCTACGACAACTTTGGCGCAGAGCCCGTTAAGCTTGCGTCATTTCGTGATGACGGCAGAGACCTAGACGAACACGCAAATGACAGCTTATTTACCGGCGAATTTGAATTAGACTTTGCACCTGGTGAGTGGGAGCCCATATACATTGTTAGAATGCCAATGGCCACAAGAGAGCTAAGGCAAAAGCCGATAGTCGTGCAGAAAACCCCTATAAGTATATCAGTAGTAACAACCCAAGATGAAAACGGTGCTCATATTGTTACATTCACTATTGATAAAAGCTTTGTCGACGCAGATAGTATTTTAATTCAGGGTAAAGTTACTTTTCCAGACCGACAGGTTGAACCTTTTACTGTTATTCAAGAGCAAGGCCTAAAACGGACGTATAAAATTGCCTTCACTGAGCCTGGCGTACATCGTATAAAAACAAGTGTGTTCGGCGATACGATAAATGGCAGAGAGTTTCGCGCTATTTTGCCTGAGTTTACTTTTAATGTAGAGCGTTCAGAAGGATCTGGTATAGCAAGCCTTAACGATGACAATAATAATTTAACTGCTGAGCAAAAAAAGGCTCAAGCAATTGCTAAGGCCGCCAAAGAAGCTGAGAAGCTTGCACAGGCATTAGCAAAATCAAAAGCAGCGCAAGAGGCTAAAATTGCCGCCAAACAACAAGAAACACTTTGGTATATTGTTGGCGGAAATACTTTAGTGATCATAATTGCAGCGCTTATGTTTATATTTATACGTCGTAAAAAGCAAAAATAA
- the dnaQ gene encoding DNA polymerase III subunit epsilon: MIEENTQDERLIILDTETTGINPREGHRIVEIGCVEMINRQLTGRSYHVYVKPMAHGMQMVMDQEVINIHGLTDDYLRDKPRFEQIGHEFVDFIKGARLVIHNAKFDVGFMDHEFAMMPGMPKTADICSVTDTLKVSKDEFGSPKTLDYLARFYKVDKLIDRTYHGALIDAQLLAFVYIEMTRKQATFNLNQGEGQGSDANAIRRVTNDRPKLKVLAATADELTEHENRLAIVNDKGASPLWLK, from the coding sequence TTGATTGAAGAAAACACACAAGACGAACGACTGATCATTCTGGATACTGAAACCACAGGTATTAATCCTCGTGAAGGGCATCGTATTGTTGAAATTGGTTGTGTTGAAATGATCAACCGTCAGCTAACGGGTAGAAGTTACCATGTGTATGTTAAGCCAATGGCACACGGCATGCAGATGGTAATGGACCAAGAAGTTATCAATATTCATGGTTTAACCGACGACTATTTACGCGACAAACCCAGGTTTGAACAAATAGGCCATGAATTTGTAGACTTTATCAAAGGTGCTCGTTTAGTTATCCATAATGCCAAGTTCGATGTCGGATTTATGGATCATGAATTTGCAATGATGCCGGGTATGCCTAAAACTGCTGATATTTGTAGTGTTACCGATACCTTGAAAGTATCAAAAGACGAATTTGGTTCACCGAAAACCTTAGATTATTTAGCGCGTTTTTATAAAGTTGATAAATTAATTGACCGTACCTATCACGGCGCATTAATCGATGCTCAGTTATTGGCCTTTGTTTACATTGAAATGACCCGTAAGCAAGCAACTTTTAATTTAAATCAAGGGGAAGGACAAGGTAGTGATGCAAACGCGATTCGTCGAGTGACTAACGACCGCCCTAAATTAAAGGTTTTGGCTGCTACTGCCGATGAACTAACAGAGCACGAAAACCGTTTAGCAATTGTTAATGACAAAGGGGCTTCGCCACTATGGTTGAAATAG
- a CDS encoding DUF2919 family protein encodes MSAKYYANYLPKHFDNFDCLKLAPGIYVILLFVLRAYIIWIMSVTNMRDNVGFVQWVYPQTALFYLNLASGVIGLFIVLILSLRRPKAKTWVRTCWQKCKFLLILALIFDLTIGVLGYFLWQLQSLVWILMHFLVVLSAVAYILSSKRFTINIAEFPEALPENNTRKHRKTKGLEID; translated from the coding sequence ATGTCAGCCAAATATTATGCTAACTATTTGCCAAAACACTTTGATAATTTTGACTGTTTAAAATTAGCGCCCGGTATATATGTAATTTTATTGTTCGTATTGCGTGCCTACATTATTTGGATAATGTCGGTAACTAATATGCGTGACAATGTGGGCTTTGTTCAATGGGTATACCCACAAACTGCCTTGTTTTACTTGAACTTAGCTTCTGGAGTTATCGGTTTGTTTATTGTGCTTATTTTAAGCCTACGGCGACCCAAAGCGAAAACTTGGGTTCGAACCTGTTGGCAAAAGTGTAAATTTCTACTTATTTTAGCGTTAATATTTGATTTGACGATTGGCGTGCTAGGTTATTTTTTATGGCAGTTACAGTCATTAGTCTGGATACTGATGCATTTTTTAGTGGTATTATCTGCCGTTGCCTATATTTTAAGTAGTAAAAGATTTACCATTAACATTGCAGAATTTCCTGAAGCTTTACCTGAAAATAACACGCGTAAACATAGAAAAACTAAAGGGTTAGAAATTGATTGA